A stretch of Apis cerana isolate GH-2021 linkage group LG1, AcerK_1.0, whole genome shotgun sequence DNA encodes these proteins:
- the LOC108001135 gene encoding DNA-directed RNA polymerase III subunit RPC7-like — protein MAGRGRGRGKPSMSISTEQLGFTKGEALPPPVLQPPPKYPSLEYKPMPLIINTEMSYLLELKREYAEYMRESSNNVLPLVIKKDIERYSDRYQDLITDKSSYETRYDWSRMPPELKPQLRKRKGQKFEKPLKKQKNVDVESKLQELEKKENSQQSDTEEEEKEEEETEEKDDEHAEDEEEELDEEMDEGTDYLNNYFDNGEGYDDEDDNLDDGPIY, from the coding sequence atggctGGACGTGGCAGAGGAAGAGGCAAACCTTCTATGTCAATTAGCACAGAACAATTGGGTTTTACTAAAGGAGAGGCATTACCACCACCAGTCTTACAACCTCCACCAAAATATCCTTCTTTAGAATACAAACCAAtgccattaattattaatacagaAATGAGTTATTTGTTAGAATTAAAGAGAGAATATGCAGAATATATGAGAGAATCATCTAACAATGTTTTACctcttgtaattaaaaaagatattgagaGGTATTCAGATCGATATCAAGATTTGATTACAGATAAAAGTAGTTATGAGACTAGATACGATTGGAGCAGAATGCCACCAGAATTAAAACCTCAGCTAAGAAAACGTAAAggacaaaaatttgaaaagccattgaaaaagcaaaaaaatgtTGATGTTGAGTCAAAGTTGCAAGaattagagaaaaaagagaattcacAACAAAGTGatacagaagaagaagaaaaggaagaagaagaaacagaagaaaaagatgatgAGCATGCAGAGGATGAAGAAGAGGAATTGGATGAGGAAATGGATGAAGGAACtgattatcttaataattatttcgataatggAGAAGGTTACGATGATGAAGACGATAATTTAGATGATGGAcctatttattaa
- the LOC108001137 gene encoding diphthamide biosynthesis protein 3, with translation MSVYHDEVEIEDFEYDEDEEIYYYPCPCGDQFQISKSELAAGIEEATCPSCSLVIKVIYDKEVFIVKQEELVKDDEKQLITQKI, from the coding sequence atgtcaGTGTATCATGATGAAGtagaaattgaagattttgaatatgacgaagatgaagaaatatattattatccatGCCCTTGCGGAGATCAGTTTCAAATATCTAAATCAGAATTAGCTGCTGGAATAGAAGAAGCCACATGTCCTTCTTGCTCTCTGgttattaaagtaatttatgaTAAGGAAGTGTTCATAGTTAAACAGGAAGAACTTGTTAAAGATGACGAAAAACAGCTTATAACTcagaagatataa
- the LOC108001134 gene encoding potential E3 ubiquitin-protein ligase ariadne-2 — translation MSTEEYDTEMDYSDSDCGDPGYEDYYNVQPWDGEGDNDIDNDQSRRDPEYAVYDCLRIEEVERLLNEDVELLSNSLHITPSLAKVLLHAHNWTLQDIITKYRTNASSLLINSKIKPLPPLDSLSELKNQRNGLCSVCVAIYPAEKFSTLTCGHSFCKDCWCMHFEVQITQGISTGISCMAQDCNVLAPEDFVLSLLTKPNMRERYQQFAFCDYVKSHPQLRFCPGPNCQMIMRSKEQRAKRVMCSSCKTVFCFRCGIDYHAPTDCNTMKKWLTKCADDSETANYISAHTKDCPKCHICIEKNGGCNHMQCYNCKYDFCWMCLGDWKAHGSEYYVCSRYKENPNIAHESVLAQAREALKKYLHYYERWENHSKSLKLEEQTLEAIKMQINKKVMNSSGTWIDWQHLFAAASLLTRCRYTLQYTYPYAYYMEPGPRKELFEYQQAQLEAEIEDLSWKIEHAETTNRGDLENQMDIAEKRRVTLLKDFLEV, via the exons atgtCAACTGAAGAATATGACACTGAAATGGATTATTCCGACTCAGATTGCGGAGATCCAGGTTacgaagattattataatgtgCAACCATGGGATGGTGAAGGTGATAATGATATAGATAATGATCAAAGCAGAAGAGATCCTGAATATGCTGTATATGATTGTTTGAGAATTGAAGAAGTGGAAAGACTTTTGAATGAGGATGTAGAATTGTTAAGTAATAGTCTTCATATAACACCATCCTTAGCCAAAGTTTTATTACATGCGCACAATTGGACATTACAAGATATCATCACAAAATACCGTACCAATGCTTccagtttattaattaattcaaaaataaaaccaTTACCTCCATTGGATTCATtatcagaattaaaaaatcaaaggaATGGATTATGTTCAGTTTGTGTTGCAATTTATCCAGCTGAGAAATTTTCTACATTGACATGTGGACATTCATTTTGTAAAGACTGCTGGTGCATGCATTTCGAAGTACAAATAACTCAAGGTATTTCTACAG gaaTAAGCTGCATGGCACAGGATTGCAATGTCTTAGCTCCAgaagattttgttttatctttacTTACCAAGCCTAACATGAGAGAAAGATATCAACAATTTGCTTTTTGTGATTATGTAAAATCCCATCCACAATTAAGGTTTTGTCCAGGACCTAATTGTCAAATGATTATGCGTTCAAAAGAGCAAAGAGCAAAAAGAGTGATGTGTTCATCATGTAAAACTGTATTTTG ttttcgaTGTGGTATTGATTACCATGCACCTACTGATTGTAATACTATGAAGAAATGGTTAACAAAATGCGCAGATGATTCAGAAACAGCTAATTATATTAGCGCCCACACCAAAGAT tgTCCAAAATGCCATAtttgtatagaaaaaaatggtgGCTGCAATCATATGCAATGTTATAATTGTAAGTATGATTTTTGTTGGATGTGCCTTGGAGATTGGAAAGCACATGGAAGTGAATATTATGTATGTTCACGTTATAAAGAGAATCCTAACATTGCCCATGAAAGTGTACTTGCACAAGCAAGAGAAgctcttaaaaaatatcttcattatTATGAAAGA TGGGAAAATCATagtaaatcattaaaattggaaGAGCAAACATTGGAAgctataaaaatgcaaataaataaaaaagtaatgaaCTCTAGTGGAACATGGATTGACTGGCAACATTTATTTGCAGCTGCATCACTTTTAACACGTTGTCGTTATACTTTGCAATATACTTATCCTTATGCATATTACATGGAACCTGGTCCACGTAAAGAATtg tttgaATATCAACAAGCTCAATTAGAAGCAGAAATAGAAGATCTTTCTTGGAAAATAGAACATGCAGAAACAACAAATCGTGGAGATTTAGAAAATCAAATGGATATTGCTGAAAAGCGTAGAGTTACTTTACTAAAGGACTTCCTtgaagtataa